The genomic window CCTCGCCCGGCCCCTTGAACCTGCTGGGCTGGGGGCTGATACTCTCGGCGGCGCTGAGCTCGCTGGGAAAGATATGGCCTCCTTAGGTGAGAAAAAAACGGCAGAATCAAACTCTTATTGAAAATTATAAGTACTTTTGTAAAAAAAAGCGAATGCACTTGTTAATCTACATAGATATCGCCCTATTCATTTTCATCGCCTTTTTCATAGGCTATGACCTATTTTTTACGTTGGCGTCCTTTTTTCGGAGGAGGCACCGGAAACACCGGAGCATACGGCTCCAGAAGTTCGCCGTCATCTTCGCCGCCTATAAGGAAGACCAAGTCATACAGGAATCCGTGGAGCGCATCCTCCTGCAAGACTATCCGGCGGACAAATACCGGGTGATCGTGGTATCGGACCATATGCGGGAGGAGACGAACCAAGCGCTCGCCAAGCTCCCGATCGAGCTCCTCACGCCGGATTTCGAGCATAGCATGAAACATAAGTCCATCACCTACGCCTTGGAATACCTAAAAGAGGGAATCGATAAAGTCGTCATCCTCGATGCCGACAACCTCACGGATACGGATTTCCTGACCCGGATCAACGATATCACGCAAGACAACATCGCCCTGCAAGCGCACCGTACCCTCAAGAACGACAATACGCCGATAGCGGTATGGGACGGTATCTCCGAGGAGATCAACAACACCATCTTCCGCAAGGGGCGGGTCAATGTCGGGATCTCCTCCTCCTTGATAGGCTCCGGCATGGTATTCGACTTCGGATGGCTGAAATCCCACATGCCCCAATGCGGCACTTTCGCCGAGGACAAGGAGCTGGAGATCTATCTCGCCACGGAAAATATCTTTGTCGATTACGCCGAGGACATCCTCGTGTACGACGAGAAGACCTCACGCCAAGAGGTCATGGCACGGCAAAGATCCCGCTGGTTCCACGCCCAACTGCTGGCATTCTCTTTGATCATACGGCATCTTGACCTCCGTACCCTCAACTGGAATTATATAGACAAGGCGGTCCAATGGTTCCCGCTCCCAAGAATATTAAAACTGATCATCCCACTCATCCTCGCCTTGGCATGGAGTCTCACGGCTTTCCCGCTTGCCCTGAAATGGTATGGACTGATATTAATCAGCATCTTGACATATACGCTGGCCATTCCCCGCAAGATGCATACACGGAAACTTTACAGGAATCTGTCGAGGCTCCCTTTTCTCTTTTGCGTCTTGATAAAAGGATATATAGCCTCCTTGCGCCGGGTGAAGGAGAAGGACACCAGCTTCCAGAGTACTCCTCATGACATAACGATAAAAAATAAAGAAAATAATGGCTAAAAAAGTATCCATCATCACCATCAATTACAATGGGAAGGATGATACCGTAGACCTAATCGAGTCGTTCGGTCGGTACGAAACCTATCCTTATGAGATTATCATCATCGATAATGGCTCGAAAAATTACGGCGAACACCATGTACTCAGTAAATATAGCCCCAAGCCAATAGTGATTCGCAGCGACAAGAACCTCGGGTTCGCCGGCGGGAACAACCTAGGGATTCCATACGCCGACGGTGATTATATCCTGTTTCTCAACAACGACACGATCATCAACCAACCGATACTAGAGAACCTAGCAAGGGCTCTCGACAACAATCCGCAAATAGGATGTGTCTCCCCCAAGATAGCGTGCTGGCCTGAGAAGAAGCAGCTACAGTACTCAGGCTCCACCCCGATGAGCCCGGTTACCCTCCGCAACGAGAATATCGGATTCGGTCAAACCGACACGGGACAATTCAATAAATCCCGCTATACGGCATTCGCCCACGGCGCGGCCATGATGATCCGGACCACGGATATCAAGAAGTTCGGGATGATGCCGGAATTTTATTTCCTTTACTACGAGGAGCTGGACTGGTGCGTGCAAATAAGGCGGGCCGGGCTGAAAATCTGGTACGAGGCTACCTCCACCGTCTATCATAAGGAGAGCATGAGCGTAGGGAAACAAAGTCCGCTTCAGGTCTATTATCATACCCGCAACCGCCTTTTATTCGCCAAACGATCGATCGATAAAAGGGATGAAAGGATTTACGCATACATCTACCAAACCCTAGTGGCTTTCCCGAAACGCCTCTCGATCTATCTCGTAAAAGGGAAATTCCGGCTGATCGGGGCGCTAGGCAAGGGATTAATAAACGGATTAATCGCAATCAACAAGGATATGAATTATGGAAAAGAGCTGTCAAGTCATTGAGATCCTCTTCTGGATCGGGATCGGGATCGTTTTCTATACCTATCTGGGGTATGGGATCGTATTATACCTTATGGTCAAGATCAAGGAGCTGTTCGTAAAACCCCGGTCCCCCCGCCTTCCAGAGCCGCTGCCGGAGGCCACGTTGCTGATAGCCGCCTACAACGAGGAGGCGATCGTGGCGAGCAAGATGGTGAATTGCAGACAACTGGATTATCCGGCGGATAAGCTGAGACTGGTCTGGATCACCGATGGAAGCAATGACAACACGAATGAGAGATTAAAAGAGTACCCGGAGGTCACCGTGCTGTACCAACCACGGCGACAAGGCAAGACAGCCGCCTTGAACCGGGCCATCCCCTACGTGAAGACCCCCTACGTGATCTTCACCGACGCCAACACGATGCTGAACAAGGGAGCCATCAAGGAGATCATACGCCAGTTCAGCGACCCGCGGGTAGGCTGCGTGGCCGGAGAGAAACGGGTAGAGATACAAGCCGAGCAAGGAGCCACCGCCGGAGAAGGCATATACTGGAAATACGAGTCCGCCCTCAAGCGACTGGACTACCGGTTATACTCCACCGTCGGAGCGGCAGGCGAGCTCTTCGCCATCCGTACCTCCCTCTTCGAGCAGATGCCCCCGGATACCCTGCTGGACGATTTCATCCTCTCCCTGCGCATAGCGATGAGAGGCTACAAGATCGCCTACAGCAAAGAGGCGTACGCCCTCGAGAGCGCCTCCCTGAACATGCGGGAGGAGGAGAAACGTAAAGTACGCATATCGGCCGGAGGATTGCAATCGGTATGGCGGCTACGGGGATTATTGAATATCTTCCGGTACGGGATACTGAGCTTCCAATACATCAGCCACCGGGTACTGCGCTGGACGCTGACGCCGGTCGTGCTCTTCGCCCTCCTGCCCCTCAACCTTCTCCTAGCCTGTACCGGGCATACCCTTTACACGGTCATCCTTGCCCTGCAATTAGCGTTTTACCTGCTGGGATACTTGGGGTATAAAATGGAAAAACGGAACATCCGGAACAAGCTATTATTCATTCCTTATTACTTTTTATTCATGAATATCAATGTCATACGAGGGTATAGCTATCTCGCTAAGCATAAAGGCACAGGCGCTTGGGAAAAAGCCAAACGAGGCGCGGGATAAAAAAATAAAAAAATAGATGGATAAATAGTCGTTATATGTCGACTTTAATTAATACTTTTGCGCTATTGATACTATTTGAATATCAAGAAAACTAGAACACAATTTAGATACAATGGATAAATTGGCCTCAGAGTATAAAGTTCTTATCGTAGATGATGTCCCTACAAACGTCATGCTAGTACAAGCCATACTGAAGAAAGAGGGATATACGCTTTTGACTTGCGACAGCGGGACAAAAGCACTACGCATAGCTAACGAGAAACACCCAAATCTGATATTACTCGATATCATGATGCCTGAGATGGACGGATATGAGGTCCTCCAGCATCTGAAAAGCAATCCCGAGACTACGGATATACCCGTGATTATCATGTCCGCCCTAAGCGATATGCAAAGCATCGTGAAAGGTTACCAATTGGGCGCCACCGAATACGTCACAAAGCCTTTCCAACGTGAGGAGCTGGTGAAGAGGGTGGCCCACCGCTACGAGCTTTACAGCATCAAGCGCATCAAGGCCGAGCTGGAGAACACGATCGAGTCTAGGGATACGCTATACTCCGTTATCGCCCATGACCTGCGTTCCCCGCTAGGCTCGTTGAAAATGATGAATAACGCCATCTTGATGATGGTGGACAAGGAGCGGGTAGGCGACGAGGTGTACGAGATGATCCAGATGATGAACAAGACCTCCGAGGAGATCTTCCTCTTGCTGGACAACCTGCTGAAATGGGCCAAGAACCGCTTGAACAAGCAGCACGTATATAAGCAACAGACCGACATAAACAGTATCATCGACAGTACCGCCGAGATGTATGTCCCGATGGCGGCGCAAAAAGGCGTGAAGATTATCCTAGAAAATCTGGATAAAGAGCTGGTAGGCTTGGTCGATATCGATATGCTCAAGACGATTATCCGTAACCTGATCTCTAACGCCATGAAGTTTAGTTTCGAGGGGGGCACGATCACCTTATCCTCACGCTCCGAGGGGGATTTCGTAACCGTTAGCGTGAAAGATACCGGCAAGGGCATCAAGAAAGAGGATCAAGACAAGCTCTTGAAACAAGACTCGCATTTCACGACCTACGGGACGAAGAACGAGAAAGGCTCCGGTCTGGGATTGATGCTTTGCAAGGACTTCGTGGAGCTTCATGGAGGAAAGCTTTGGTTCGAGTCCGAGGGCGAGGGCAAAGGAACGACCTTCCTGTTCTCGATGAAGGCGCTGAACCAAGAGGCATAGCCGATCGACGTACCGCCTGTCCCTACCGATCGTAGACAAGTGTCGTACAAACAAACTAAATATTTCGTATATTTGCATCCCGGATTAATATCCGGGATTTTTTTGTGTGCCGAGGTGACATTAGGTACATTATTATTTATCGTATAAACATTATTATCGTATGTATACCGTAATTAAACGTATGGAGATCTCCGCTTCCCATAGCTTGAGATTGTCCTACCCCAGCAAATGTGAGAATCTACATGGTCACAATTGGATGATCACGGTTTATTGCCGCTCCAAGGAATTAAACGCCGATGGCATGGTAGTCGATTTCAGCCATATCAAGAGATCGGTGAAATCCCTGTTGGACCACCAGAACTTGAACGATATCTTGCCTTTCAACCCGACGGCGGAGAACATAGCCTTTTGGGTATACGAGCAGATCCCGTCTTGTTTCAAGGTAGAGGTAAAAGAGTCTGAGGGTAATACGGCGATCTATGAGGAAGATTAACGAGATATTCTACAGCTTGCAAGGCGAAGGGTTCCATACGGGGACTCCCGCCGTATTCGTCCGCTTCTCCGGTTGCAACCTGAGATGTGGCTTCTGCGACACCCGCCACGAGGAGGGCGTGATGATGACGGACGAGGAGATCGTGGAGAAGGTATCTTCCTTTCCCGCACGGATGGTGATCCTGACGGGAGGAGAACCTAGCCTCTGGATCGACAAGTCGCTCATATCCCGCTTGCGTGAGGCGGGGAAACAGGTCTGTATCGAGACCAACGGCACACGCCCCCTGCCCGACGGCATCGACTGGGTGACTTGCTCGCCCAAGGAGAACGCCCCGGTGGTATTGGAAAGAGTCGACGAGATAAAGGTGGTTTATACCGGGCAAGACCTGTCCGCATACGCCGAAATCCCCGCACGGTACCATTTCCTGCAACCCTGCTCCTGCCAAAATACGAAAGAGGTAGTGGATTACATCCTCCGGCATCCCCGGTGGAGACTAAGTCTGCAAACCCATAAACTGATCGATATCCAATAGATAGGATGAGACGGGGGCATGCCCCGTCTCTACTGCTATAGATAACGGACTTCTTTACCTCTCACGGCGTCATTCACCTCTCCATCGCCATAGGCCAACTCGCCATTCACGAAAGTCTTCCATACACCATGGTGGAACGTATAGCCCTCGAAAGGAGACCAACCGCATTTGTACAAGATATTCTCCTTCGATACCGTCCAAGTCCTCTCCGGATCGATCAATACGATATCGGCGTAGTATCCGGGACGGATGTATCCCCTCCTATCGATACGGAACAGCTCCGCCGGCATATGCGCCATCTTCTCGACCACCTTCTCGTACGTGAAACGGCCTTCCATCGCCAGCTCCAACATCGTGATCAAGGAGTGCTGGATAAGCGGTCCTCCGGAAGCCGCCTTCAAGCAAGAGCCTTGCTTCTCCTCCGGTAGATGCGGGGCATGGTCGGTAGCCACGATATCGATCGTATTGTTATTGACCGCCTCACGCAGCGCCGCGCGATCCTCGATCGTCTTGATAGAAGGATTCCACTTGATACGATTACCGAATTGGGCGTAGTCGCCGTCATGAAACCACAGATGGTGCACGCAGACCTCGCCGGTTATCTTTTTCTCGCTCAAGGGAAGATGGTTACTGAGCAACGATAATTCCTTCTCCGTGGAGAGATGCAGGATATGCAAACGGGAATCCAAGCGGGTAGCCAGTTCAACCGCCTCGGCCGAGCATTGGTAGCAGGCCTCCTCGCTACGGATCTTGCTATGGAAAGAGATATCCAGATCCTCGCCATGCAGGTTCGTGTAATACTGGATATTACGCCGGATCACCTCCTCTTTCTCCGCATGGATGGCGATCAGCATACCGGCCTCGCCAAAGATACGCTCCAACGAGTCTTTCTTGTCCACCAGCATATTTCCCGTAGACGAGCCGAGAAAGAGTTTCAGTCCCGGCACACGGCTACGATCCAGCCTGCGGATCTCGTCCATATTATCGTTTGTCCCACCGAAGAAGAAGGAGTAATTCGCACGGGAGACCTCGGCGGCACGGTTGAATTTCCATTCCAGATCGGCGATCGTCGTGGTCTGTGGCTTCGTGTTCGGCATATCCATGAAGGTCGTCACGCCACCGGCCACGGCCGCACGGCTCTCGGTCCCGATATCCCCCTTATGGGTAAGCCCGGGGTCCCGGAAATGCACCTGATCGTCGATAACGCCCGGTATCAACCATTTCCCCGTAGCGTCGATCACTTGGTTCGCCTCGGCACGCACGTTCCCGGGAACCTCCCCCTCGAACACCGCCGCGATCTTATCCCCCTCCACCAACACCGAGCCGATAAAAGAACGGCCCTCGTTGATGATTCTCGGATTTTGGATTAATATTTTATTCATCTTTCTTATCCTATTATAAATTGTCAAACTCTGTTTTCATTAGGCATGGCTCGCATGTTTCCTCGGATACTTCCTGAAGAAACTCCACCATTTCAATTGAAGGACGCCGAATAAAGCCTCCCCGAATATCGAAGAGTTCATCTTGGAGACACCCAAGGCACGGTTGATAAAGATGATCGGCACCTCCACGAGCTTAAAGCCGCACTTATAAGCCGTAAACTTCATCTCCACCTGAAAGGCGTATCCCTTGAAATGGACACGGTCCAGATCGATCGTCTCCAGCACCTCACGGCGGTAACATTTAAAACCCGCCGTCGTATCCTGTATCTTCATACCCGTGACGATACGGACATACACCGAGGCGAAATAAGACATCAACACACGGCCCAACGGCCAGTTCACCACATTCACCCCGTTGCAATACCTCGACCCGATGGCTACGTCGGCACCCTGCCCGGTACAAGCGGCGTATAGCTTCGGCAGGTCATTGGGATTATGACTGAAATCGGCGTCCATCTCAAAAATAAAATCATATTTATGCTCGATAGCCCATTTAAAACCCCGGATATAAGCGGTACCCAATCCCAGCTTCCCTTTACGCTCCACGATAAAAAGACGCTCCGGGAACTCCTTCTGCAAGCCCTTCACGATAGCCGCCGTCCCATCCGGAGAGCCATCATCGATCACCAAGATATGAAACACTTTCTCCAGCCCGAACACGGCACGAATGATATTCTCAATATTCTCCTTCTCGTTGTATGTAGGAATAATGACGATACTGTCTGACATATACTTTAATCAATTAATTTTTAGCTCATTATATATACGACTGTAAACCATTTGTAAATTACTCTCCAAAGTTACATATTTTTTCTGTGTAAATCTATCATCCAGTTAGCCCATTCGTCTGTTCCATGATAAGCAAATGTATTTTGGCTTTTCACCCAACTTCCCCGATTTCCCCCTAAATGCCTAATACTCAAATTAAGTTGCTTTATTCTTCCACTTTTATTCGATTATTCCAGCGTTTTTCCGTAAGTTTGTCTTCATTAATTTCTAACGCTTGTAAAATTAAGTACTATGAATATACAGCAACTCGAATATATCCTAGCGGTGGATACTTATCGTCATTTCGCAAAGGCAGCAGAGCATTGTAGGGTGACACAACCGACATTGAGTATGATGATCCAAAAGCTGGAAGACGAACTAGGTATTAAATTGTTCGATCGAAACCTACAACCCGTTCGCCCCACACCTGCCGGACGTAAGGTTATTGAGCAAGCGAG from Parabacteroides distasonis ATCC 8503 includes these protein-coding regions:
- a CDS encoding glycosyltransferase family 2 protein — encoded protein: MEKSCQVIEILFWIGIGIVFYTYLGYGIVLYLMVKIKELFVKPRSPRLPEPLPEATLLIAAYNEEAIVASKMVNCRQLDYPADKLRLVWITDGSNDNTNERLKEYPEVTVLYQPRRQGKTAALNRAIPYVKTPYVIFTDANTMLNKGAIKEIIRQFSDPRVGCVAGEKRVEIQAEQGATAGEGIYWKYESALKRLDYRLYSTVGAAGELFAIRTSLFEQMPPDTLLDDFILSLRIAMRGYKIAYSKEAYALESASLNMREEEKRKVRISAGGLQSVWRLRGLLNIFRYGILSFQYISHRVLRWTLTPVVLFALLPLNLLLACTGHTLYTVILALQLAFYLLGYLGYKMEKRNIRNKLLFIPYYFLFMNINVIRGYSYLAKHKGTGAWEKAKRGAG
- a CDS encoding 7-carboxy-7-deazaguanine synthase QueE — encoded protein: MRKINEIFYSLQGEGFHTGTPAVFVRFSGCNLRCGFCDTRHEEGVMMTDEEIVEKVSSFPARMVILTGGEPSLWIDKSLISRLREAGKQVCIETNGTRPLPDGIDWVTCSPKENAPVVLERVDEIKVVYTGQDLSAYAEIPARYHFLQPCSCQNTKEVVDYILRHPRWRLSLQTHKLIDIQ
- a CDS encoding dihydroorotase, encoding MNKILIQNPRIINEGRSFIGSVLVEGDKIAAVFEGEVPGNVRAEANQVIDATGKWLIPGVIDDQVHFRDPGLTHKGDIGTESRAAVAGGVTTFMDMPNTKPQTTTIADLEWKFNRAAEVSRANYSFFFGGTNDNMDEIRRLDRSRVPGLKLFLGSSTGNMLVDKKDSLERIFGEAGMLIAIHAEKEEVIRRNIQYYTNLHGEDLDISFHSKIRSEEACYQCSAEAVELATRLDSRLHILHLSTEKELSLLSNHLPLSEKKITGEVCVHHLWFHDGDYAQFGNRIKWNPSIKTIEDRAALREAVNNNTIDIVATDHAPHLPEEKQGSCLKAASGGPLIQHSLITMLELAMEGRFTYEKVVEKMAHMPAELFRIDRRGYIRPGYYADIVLIDPERTWTVSKENILYKCGWSPFEGYTFHHGVWKTFVNGELAYGDGEVNDAVRGKEVRYL
- a CDS encoding polyprenol monophosphomannose synthase, which encodes MSDSIVIIPTYNEKENIENIIRAVFGLEKVFHILVIDDGSPDGTAAIVKGLQKEFPERLFIVERKGKLGLGTAYIRGFKWAIEHKYDFIFEMDADFSHNPNDLPKLYAACTGQGADVAIGSRYCNGVNVVNWPLGRVLMSYFASVYVRIVTGMKIQDTTAGFKCYRREVLETIDLDRVHFKGYAFQVEMKFTAYKCGFKLVEVPIIFINRALGVSKMNSSIFGEALFGVLQLKWWSFFRKYPRKHASHA
- a CDS encoding hybrid sensor histidine kinase/response regulator, whose protein sequence is MDKLASEYKVLIVDDVPTNVMLVQAILKKEGYTLLTCDSGTKALRIANEKHPNLILLDIMMPEMDGYEVLQHLKSNPETTDIPVIIMSALSDMQSIVKGYQLGATEYVTKPFQREELVKRVAHRYELYSIKRIKAELENTIESRDTLYSVIAHDLRSPLGSLKMMNNAILMMVDKERVGDEVYEMIQMMNKTSEEIFLLLDNLLKWAKNRLNKQHVYKQQTDINSIIDSTAEMYVPMAAQKGVKIILENLDKELVGLVDIDMLKTIIRNLISNAMKFSFEGGTITLSSRSEGDFVTVSVKDTGKGIKKEDQDKLLKQDSHFTTYGTKNEKGSGLGLMLCKDFVELHGGKLWFESEGEGKGTTFLFSMKALNQEA
- a CDS encoding glycosyltransferase family 2 protein, whose product is MAKKVSIITINYNGKDDTVDLIESFGRYETYPYEIIIIDNGSKNYGEHHVLSKYSPKPIVIRSDKNLGFAGGNNLGIPYADGDYILFLNNDTIINQPILENLARALDNNPQIGCVSPKIACWPEKKQLQYSGSTPMSPVTLRNENIGFGQTDTGQFNKSRYTAFAHGAAMMIRTTDIKKFGMMPEFYFLYYEELDWCVQIRRAGLKIWYEATSTVYHKESMSVGKQSPLQVYYHTRNRLLFAKRSIDKRDERIYAYIYQTLVAFPKRLSIYLVKGKFRLIGALGKGLINGLIAINKDMNYGKELSSH
- a CDS encoding 6-pyruvoyl trahydropterin synthase family protein codes for the protein MYTVIKRMEISASHSLRLSYPSKCENLHGHNWMITVYCRSKELNADGMVVDFSHIKRSVKSLLDHQNLNDILPFNPTAENIAFWVYEQIPSCFKVEVKESEGNTAIYEED
- a CDS encoding glycosyltransferase family 2 protein, coding for MHLLIYIDIALFIFIAFFIGYDLFFTLASFFRRRHRKHRSIRLQKFAVIFAAYKEDQVIQESVERILLQDYPADKYRVIVVSDHMREETNQALAKLPIELLTPDFEHSMKHKSITYALEYLKEGIDKVVILDADNLTDTDFLTRINDITQDNIALQAHRTLKNDNTPIAVWDGISEEINNTIFRKGRVNVGISSSLIGSGMVFDFGWLKSHMPQCGTFAEDKELEIYLATENIFVDYAEDILVYDEKTSRQEVMARQRSRWFHAQLLAFSLIIRHLDLRTLNWNYIDKAVQWFPLPRILKLIIPLILALAWSLTAFPLALKWYGLILISILTYTLAIPRKMHTRKLYRNLSRLPFLFCVLIKGYIASLRRVKEKDTSFQSTPHDITIKNKENNG